One Fuerstiella marisgermanici DNA window includes the following coding sequences:
- a CDS encoding WD40 repeat domain-containing protein: MVLNSQRFTIVVWLVLGSSVSAQTVQDEHPKRVDIQGDPLPEGVAVRCGTVRYRHPGWYKQVDFLPGTHHFVVSPKGYSPIIWDAVSGKMVSRFDHRGHVACVRVVPGSGNVVMLTLDINNETRMCRAWFTMPHDGGGRQLRWKEPFTEHSVKFALSPDAHILAVGTYHGMLTFRNLETGKERNSELVIDGEVSWIDWSPGGDRIAVAGRGGAAILKWDSAKQEVEILTRIKRAQVVRFSNDGSLLAVGSERKSGPAVIWDATTGAMIRQVGNVDANYYREGLCFSSDDSVLYVPNNYGKQVEAFDVKTGELQRSFPVPRTPPRAVAISDDGRFLVSVGSESQIAVWDLTTGELISDRFPGHAERAGDLTFMPDGKKLVSGDSRGVIRVWNSYTGTQLHKFEHDHWVAGLGVSPTGDQIVSVGLDETVRTWELNPPREVLRSEGHGRLGSNDICAAAYTLISPRCTQVLSRSSKTIWRMTLHAVRCVDLKRKRTHTVVKTSAAI, encoded by the coding sequence ATGGTCCTGAATTCGCAGCGTTTCACAATTGTCGTGTGGCTTGTCCTCGGCAGCTCAGTGTCTGCTCAGACGGTTCAGGACGAGCATCCCAAGAGAGTGGATATTCAAGGAGATCCGTTGCCTGAAGGAGTGGCAGTTCGCTGCGGGACGGTGCGATACCGGCACCCCGGCTGGTACAAGCAAGTTGACTTCCTACCGGGCACGCACCACTTTGTCGTCAGCCCCAAGGGCTACTCGCCAATTATCTGGGACGCAGTTAGCGGGAAGATGGTCAGTCGTTTCGACCATCGAGGACATGTGGCGTGCGTGCGTGTCGTCCCTGGCTCCGGCAACGTCGTGATGCTGACTCTGGACATTAACAACGAAACCAGAATGTGTCGTGCATGGTTCACGATGCCTCACGATGGCGGCGGAAGGCAACTGCGCTGGAAGGAACCGTTTACCGAACACTCTGTGAAGTTTGCGTTGTCTCCTGACGCTCATATTCTGGCCGTCGGCACATACCACGGAATGTTAACATTTCGCAATTTGGAGACCGGTAAAGAGCGGAACAGCGAGCTGGTTATCGACGGAGAGGTTAGCTGGATCGATTGGTCGCCTGGCGGGGACCGAATCGCAGTCGCAGGGAGAGGTGGTGCGGCGATCTTGAAATGGGACTCAGCCAAACAAGAAGTTGAGATACTCACAAGAATCAAACGCGCCCAGGTGGTGAGGTTTTCAAACGATGGCAGCCTGCTTGCTGTCGGCAGCGAGCGAAAAAGCGGTCCCGCGGTGATCTGGGATGCCACAACCGGGGCGATGATTCGTCAAGTCGGCAATGTCGATGCCAACTACTATCGAGAAGGGCTGTGTTTCAGTTCCGATGACAGCGTGCTATACGTTCCCAACAACTACGGTAAGCAGGTTGAAGCATTCGATGTAAAGACAGGTGAACTGCAACGGTCGTTTCCCGTACCGAGAACGCCACCGCGCGCTGTCGCAATTTCCGACGATGGAAGATTCTTGGTGTCGGTGGGATCGGAATCACAAATCGCAGTATGGGATCTGACAACCGGAGAGTTGATTTCGGATCGGTTTCCTGGTCACGCTGAACGCGCCGGAGACCTTACGTTCATGCCGGACGGGAAGAAGCTGGTCTCGGGCGACAGTCGCGGCGTGATCAGGGTGTGGAACTCGTACACGGGAACACAGCTACACAAGTTTGAACACGATCATTGGGTCGCTGGACTAGGTGTTTCACCCACTGGCGATCAGATCGTAAGTGTGGGACTCGACGAAACCGTACGTACGTGGGAACTCAACCCGCCTCGCGAAGTGCTGAGAAGCGAAGGGCACGGGCGTTTGGGGAGCAATGATATTTGTGCGGCTGCATATACATTAATCAGCCCACGCTGCACGCAGGTCTTGTCGCGTTCTTCAAAGACCATTTGGAGGATGACTTTGCACGCTGTCCGGTGCGTCGATTTGAAACGAAAGAGAACGCACACGGTCGTGAAGACTTCCGCAGCTATCTGA
- a CDS encoding DUF1592 domain-containing protein, with amino-acid sequence MSFFIVARLNVGCSRAISMVLTALFLVAGLATAGAASPRIHRDLQVLYTFEAGEGDVVRDRSGVGQALDLKIGDSSAVQWSDGTLNIKAATIIASDGPAKKVIDAVKRSNAISVEAWVKPHDAKQNGPARLVTLSENSNHRNFTVGQDANTYDFRLRTSSTSSNGLPSAALPKDTARTSLTHLVYTRDAKGRIEIFVDGKSRKTDTADGNMSGWDDSFRFALANELNNSRPWLGELHLVAVYSTAFSHKEVVQNYLAGPAGTTAQQLASTTSSRVTDELQTLYTFESGKGDIVRDRSGVGKPLDLKIGKSSAAQWSDGSLKIKAATIIASDAPAKKVIDAIKRSNAVSVEVWATPHDTQQAGPARLVTLSSNSSNRNFTAGQDGNTYDFRLRTSSTSHNGLPSTALPTSTARTSLTHIVYARDSKGGVKVFVDGKPRMSTKIDGDMNGWDNGFRLALGNEFDNRRPWLGDLHLVAIYSRALSASDVQKNFQAGPDGQSQTAPAVAVDHSSQLFERKVAGLLANHCLECHDTVTREGGLDLSRREVAFKGGDSGTPIVSGKADESLMWQYVDSDEMPLDRPPLSKDQKKLLKEWLDSGAKWPIEVIDPVVYVYDDLTADNWIRRLTVPEYIETVRSAVGVDISAEARELLPKDLRADGFSNTAYNLTVDLKHVESYAELATIISRRMDIEAFVSQFTKDRTLNTDNSTRKIVSAIGKWMFRGPLSAREEQNYSGIATSVASASGTFDEGMRYMVEAMLQSPRFVYRLEDQRGYGTMPVRGFELASRLSYITWGGPPDKALLKAAEASELSSDSQLRSQVERMLKDPLAIKQSERFITEWLNLNRLDNLQPNAERFPTWSPELAQDMKAETLAYFRHVVWDENRPLSDLLNAQSTFATPRLAKHYGLEPKGKTLARYDVENVKSRGGLLTQGSLLTMGGDDASMVTRGLFVLHELLRGVVKAPPPCVDTNPPPTKSGVSQRTIAETRLVNANCSGCHVRFEPLAFGLEKFNGIGFYSDKDEHGNKLREDGTILFPGSARPVNFDTSAQLMDALAKSDRVRESITWKIAQFAIGRPLGAADASILEAVHKEAMANGGTWSSTLTAIIMSDLVRTTRVQDAE; translated from the coding sequence ATGTCATTCTTCATCGTTGCCAGGCTCAACGTTGGATGCTCACGTGCCATTTCAATGGTGCTGACCGCGTTGTTTTTGGTCGCAGGGTTAGCGACCGCCGGTGCTGCGTCGCCGCGAATTCATCGCGACCTGCAGGTTCTGTATACGTTCGAAGCTGGCGAAGGAGACGTCGTTCGCGATCGTTCGGGAGTCGGACAAGCGCTGGATCTGAAGATCGGTGACTCGTCCGCCGTGCAGTGGTCGGACGGAACGCTAAATATCAAAGCCGCAACGATTATCGCATCGGACGGTCCTGCTAAAAAAGTGATCGACGCCGTCAAACGGTCAAATGCGATTTCCGTTGAAGCATGGGTGAAGCCGCACGACGCCAAACAAAACGGGCCAGCTCGCCTGGTGACACTGTCAGAAAATTCCAATCACCGCAATTTCACCGTGGGCCAGGACGCAAACACCTACGACTTTCGTTTGCGCACTTCGTCGACCAGCAGCAACGGGCTTCCTTCCGCCGCCCTGCCCAAAGATACCGCTCGTACTTCGTTGACACATCTTGTCTACACCCGCGATGCGAAAGGGCGGATCGAAATCTTCGTGGACGGCAAGTCGCGGAAAACCGACACAGCGGACGGCAACATGTCCGGCTGGGACGACAGTTTCCGCTTCGCTCTGGCCAACGAATTGAACAACAGTCGACCATGGCTTGGCGAACTGCATTTGGTTGCGGTCTACAGCACAGCTTTTAGCCACAAAGAAGTGGTGCAGAACTATTTGGCCGGACCGGCCGGAACGACGGCTCAACAACTGGCCAGCACAACGTCGTCTCGAGTCACCGACGAGTTGCAAACTTTGTACACGTTCGAATCCGGCAAGGGAGACATCGTGCGAGATCGGTCGGGTGTTGGCAAACCGTTGGACCTGAAGATCGGCAAGTCGTCTGCCGCACAGTGGTCGGATGGAAGTCTGAAAATCAAAGCCGCGACGATTATTGCATCGGACGCCCCTGCAAAAAAAGTGATCGACGCAATCAAACGTTCGAACGCCGTTTCGGTGGAAGTGTGGGCCACGCCGCACGACACCCAGCAGGCCGGCCCCGCTCGACTGGTGACGCTGTCATCGAATTCCAGCAACCGAAACTTCACAGCCGGACAGGACGGCAACACGTATGACTTCCGCTTGCGCACGTCGTCCACCAGTCACAACGGACTTCCGTCGACCGCTCTGCCAACAAGCACGGCTCGCACTTCGTTGACTCACATCGTCTACGCGCGCGATTCGAAGGGCGGCGTGAAAGTCTTTGTGGACGGAAAACCGCGGATGTCTACCAAAATCGACGGCGACATGAACGGCTGGGACAACGGCTTTCGCCTGGCGTTGGGCAATGAATTCGATAACAGACGTCCGTGGCTGGGCGACCTGCATCTGGTGGCAATTTATAGTCGAGCCCTCTCAGCCAGCGACGTGCAGAAGAACTTCCAGGCTGGCCCGGATGGTCAATCACAGACGGCTCCTGCTGTGGCAGTCGATCACAGTTCACAGTTGTTCGAACGCAAAGTCGCCGGACTGCTGGCAAACCATTGTTTGGAATGCCACGACACCGTGACTCGGGAAGGTGGCCTCGACCTGTCGCGCCGCGAGGTCGCGTTTAAGGGAGGCGACAGTGGAACGCCGATCGTTTCCGGCAAAGCCGACGAAAGCTTGATGTGGCAGTATGTGGATTCGGACGAGATGCCGTTGGACCGACCGCCGCTATCCAAGGATCAGAAAAAGCTGCTGAAGGAGTGGCTTGATTCCGGAGCGAAGTGGCCGATCGAAGTCATCGATCCGGTTGTCTACGTTTACGACGATTTGACGGCGGACAACTGGATTCGCCGCCTAACGGTTCCGGAATACATCGAAACCGTTCGTAGTGCGGTGGGCGTCGACATTTCTGCTGAAGCTCGTGAACTGCTTCCGAAAGACCTGCGAGCCGACGGATTCAGCAACACGGCGTACAATCTGACCGTCGACTTAAAGCATGTCGAATCGTACGCTGAACTGGCAACCATCATTTCGCGGCGAATGGATATCGAAGCGTTCGTCAGTCAGTTCACCAAAGACCGCACGCTGAACACCGACAATTCTACGCGAAAAATTGTGTCGGCTATCGGTAAGTGGATGTTTCGAGGACCTTTGTCAGCACGTGAAGAACAGAACTACAGTGGCATTGCCACCAGCGTCGCCAGTGCCAGTGGTACGTTTGACGAAGGCATGCGTTATATGGTTGAAGCCATGTTGCAGTCGCCGCGATTCGTGTATCGGCTGGAAGATCAACGAGGCTACGGCACCATGCCGGTTCGAGGTTTCGAGCTGGCGTCTCGGCTTAGCTACATCACATGGGGCGGTCCGCCGGACAAGGCCCTACTGAAAGCTGCCGAAGCCAGCGAACTTAGCAGTGACAGTCAGCTTCGTTCTCAGGTTGAACGAATGCTGAAAGATCCGCTAGCTATCAAGCAGTCCGAACGGTTTATCACCGAATGGCTGAACCTGAATCGTTTGGACAACCTGCAGCCGAACGCCGAACGGTTTCCCACCTGGTCACCCGAACTGGCTCAGGACATGAAAGCGGAAACTCTGGCATATTTTCGGCACGTGGTCTGGGACGAAAACCGACCGCTGTCGGATCTGCTGAACGCTCAGTCAACCTTCGCGACGCCTCGCCTGGCCAAACACTACGGCCTGGAACCGAAGGGCAAAACGTTGGCTCGCTACGACGTCGAAAACGTCAAAAGTCGAGGCGGCCTGTTGACTCAGGGAAGCCTGCTCACCATGGGCGGCGACGACGCGTCGATGGTGACTCGCGGGCTGTTTGTGTTGCATGAACTGCTGCGAGGCGTCGTCAAAGCGCCGCCACCGTGTGTCGATACCAACCCGCCGCCGACGAAGTCTGGCGTGAGTCAACGCACGATAGCGGAAACGCGTCTGGTTAACGCAAACTGCAGCGGTTGCCATGTGAGGTTCGAACCGCTGGCGTTCGGCCTTGAGAAATTCAACGGCATCGGCTTCTATTCAGACAAAGACGAACACGGCAACAAGCTGCGAGAAGACGGGACCATTCTGTTCCCGGGCAGCGCCAGGCCAGTAAACTTCGACACGTCCGCACAACTGATGGATGCTTTGGCGAAAAGCGATCGAGTACGCGAGAGCATCACATGGAAGATCGCTCAATTCGCCATCGGCCGACCACTCGGAGCCGCCGACGCGAGCATTCTGGAAGCCGTTCACAAAGAAGCAATGGCCAACGGCGGAACATGGTCCAGCACTCTAACGGCGATCATCATGAGCGACCTCGTGCGAACAACACGAGTGCAGGACGCCGAATGA
- a CDS encoding ISAs1 family transposase, producing the protein MEDDFARCPVRRFETKENAHGREDFRSYLICRAPEDLPDAHRWKNLKAIGIAIINTVRDGKQCIGIRYYILSRYVSGHRFAEAVRSHWGIENNLHWQLDVTFSEDQSRLRKGHTDMNFSILRRTALSLLKNESTAKVGIKNKRLNAAWDETYLAKVLFGK; encoded by the coding sequence TTGGAGGATGACTTTGCACGCTGTCCGGTGCGTCGATTTGAAACGAAAGAGAACGCACACGGTCGTGAAGACTTCCGCAGCTATCTGATCTGTCGTGCGCCCGAGGATCTTCCGGACGCACATCGCTGGAAGAATCTGAAGGCGATTGGAATCGCGATCATCAACACTGTCCGTGACGGCAAGCAGTGCATCGGCATCCGCTATTACATTTTAAGCCGTTATGTCTCCGGCCATCGTTTCGCCGAAGCTGTACGGAGTCACTGGGGTATTGAGAACAATTTGCATTGGCAACTGGACGTCACGTTCAGCGAAGATCAATCGAGACTCCGCAAAGGCCACACAGATATGAACTTCAGCATCCTTCGCCGCACGGCGTTGAGTCTTCTGAAAAACGAATCCACAGCCAAGGTGGGGATCAAAAACAAAAGACTCAATGCTGCCTGGGATGAGACATACCTCGCGAAAGTCCTGTTCGGCAAATGA
- a CDS encoding sigma-54-dependent transcriptional regulator, whose amino-acid sequence MSHSRFHVLVVDDEPNIRSGLAKGLANEADVVDTAGDAEEALQLFEKRQHDLVIADVRLNCGMTGIELARKMLFARPQTAVIVITAHGTVETAVDAMRAGAFDFIAKPLDLNLVRQQVRKAREHYALQLENRQLRNQLASAGEISNIIGNCSAMQNVFHQIRQVAATEATVMIHGESGTGKELIAKALHDLSDRSSGPFIAVNLGAMPESLLESELFGHEKGSFSGASRQKPGCFEQAAGGTLFLDEVTEMSAKSQVDLLRVLETRTYRRVGGEQLQQSDTRVLSATNKSVQDLIEAGSFREDLFYRLNVIPIQVPSLRQRREDIPLLVEHFLRHFCERHNRRNKQVAPESMQILTAAPWPGNVRQLRNMMERLVVTLADEMIHASDLPAELHPHSASKPTLSCSLADAVEQCERDTIVAALEACEFHRERTAKQLGVSIRTLHYKMSRYGLH is encoded by the coding sequence ATGAGCCACAGTCGGTTTCACGTCCTTGTCGTCGACGACGAACCCAACATCCGGTCCGGCCTGGCCAAAGGTCTGGCGAACGAAGCCGACGTTGTCGACACGGCAGGCGACGCCGAAGAAGCGCTGCAGCTGTTCGAAAAACGGCAACACGATCTGGTGATCGCAGACGTCCGTCTGAACTGCGGTATGACGGGAATCGAGCTCGCCCGCAAAATGCTGTTCGCTCGACCACAGACCGCCGTCATCGTCATCACGGCTCATGGAACAGTTGAAACAGCGGTCGACGCGATGCGAGCCGGAGCGTTCGACTTTATCGCCAAACCGCTGGATCTGAATCTCGTACGGCAACAGGTGCGGAAAGCTCGCGAACACTACGCGCTGCAATTGGAAAACCGGCAGCTTCGCAATCAACTGGCCAGCGCCGGTGAGATCTCAAACATCATCGGCAACTGTTCCGCGATGCAGAACGTCTTCCACCAAATTCGTCAGGTTGCGGCAACGGAAGCGACCGTGATGATCCATGGCGAAAGTGGAACGGGGAAAGAACTGATCGCAAAAGCCCTGCACGATCTCAGCGATCGCAGCAGTGGACCGTTTATCGCGGTTAATCTGGGAGCGATGCCGGAATCTTTACTGGAAAGCGAATTGTTCGGCCATGAAAAAGGTTCGTTCAGCGGTGCCAGTCGGCAGAAGCCTGGTTGCTTCGAACAGGCAGCGGGGGGCACGTTGTTTCTGGATGAAGTGACAGAGATGTCGGCGAAGAGCCAGGTGGATTTGCTGCGAGTGCTGGAAACGCGAACCTATCGTCGAGTCGGCGGTGAGCAGCTTCAACAATCCGACACGCGCGTGCTTTCGGCCACCAACAAATCGGTGCAGGACTTAATCGAAGCCGGTAGTTTCCGCGAAGACCTGTTCTACCGACTAAATGTGATCCCGATTCAGGTGCCTTCGTTACGACAGCGGCGCGAAGACATACCGCTATTGGTCGAACATTTTCTGCGTCACTTTTGTGAACGGCACAATCGACGCAACAAGCAGGTGGCGCCGGAATCGATGCAGATTCTGACGGCTGCTCCGTGGCCAGGGAACGTTCGCCAATTGCGAAACATGATGGAACGACTAGTGGTGACGTTGGCGGATGAAATGATTCACGCGAGCGACCTTCCGGCGGAACTGCATCCCCATTCGGCGTCGAAACCAACGCTCTCGTGTTCACTGGCAGACGCGGTGGAACAGTGTGAACGAGACACCATTGTGGCGGCGTTGGAAGCCTGCGAATTCCATCGCGAACGGACGGCCAAGCAACTGGGGGTCAGTATTCGTACGCTGCATTACAAAATGAGCCGCTACGGTTTGCATTAA
- a CDS encoding heavy metal translocating P-type ATPase — translation MPEKTRIQIALLLPAVPYARDACMTRLGDLLSADAGIEAAHLTDTGGDGPGEICIHYDPKQLSVGQVRELARRAGLELEQRFGHLLFKTKPMHARRSQMVESRARRIHGVTEAAASPAGAITIEFDRLATDEEAILAGVRKLGVRFIESQNERPFTEPTEAETNASAETNDHSRGGLFGERTELIYAGLCGVLLITGWLLSVLTNIAPMVPWSLYLAAYLFGGIFMFRDALKGVLAAQFDIDFLMLVAAVGAATLGKWAEGALLLFLFSLGHALEHFAMGRAKRAIEALAELTPQTAMVRRDGSTEEVPVEQLHPGDVVIVKPNERMPADGFVIKGQGSVNQAPITGESMPVDKRPVDDPNHANSNPDQLAPQFRIFAGTINQSSSLEIQVTKLASESTLARVIEMVSEAETQKSPTQRFADRFERYFVPTVLVFVVLLLFAWTVINEPFGTSFYRAMAVLVAASPCALAISTPSAVLSGVARAARGGVLIKGGAPLENLGTVGAIAFDKTGTLTEGKPRLTDVVTSDGAAEDELLQVAIAVEKLSDHPLATAVVRDGNERLQSDSNFVAHDVTSITGRGVKATVDGQSVYIGKENLFDEVEGPPLPDALRESVEKLKTSGRTTMIVRRGDTYLGVLGLMDTPRESAKSMIARLRDLGLRRMIMLSGDNQQVASAVAQQVGLDEAWGDLMPHDKVAAIRKLSNEVGVAMVGDGVNDAPAMANATVGIAMGAAGSDVALETADVALMADDLNHLPFVVGLSRQTSRIIRQNLWLSLGMVAFLVPATVLGLQLGPAVVLHEGSTVLVVFNALRLLAYESD, via the coding sequence ATGCCTGAGAAGACGCGGATTCAGATTGCGCTATTGTTACCCGCGGTGCCGTATGCTCGCGATGCCTGCATGACGCGGCTCGGCGACTTGCTAAGTGCTGACGCTGGAATCGAAGCCGCTCATCTTACGGACACTGGCGGTGACGGCCCTGGTGAAATCTGCATTCACTATGACCCGAAGCAACTGTCGGTCGGTCAGGTTCGAGAACTCGCCCGCCGAGCCGGACTCGAACTTGAACAGAGGTTCGGGCACTTGTTATTCAAAACGAAACCGATGCACGCGCGGCGATCGCAGATGGTCGAATCACGAGCGCGACGAATCCATGGCGTAACGGAGGCAGCAGCGTCACCGGCTGGCGCAATCACCATCGAGTTTGATCGCCTGGCTACTGATGAAGAAGCCATCCTAGCAGGTGTCCGAAAACTTGGTGTCCGATTCATTGAATCGCAGAACGAACGACCGTTCACGGAACCAACTGAAGCGGAGACCAACGCTTCTGCAGAAACAAACGACCATTCACGCGGCGGACTGTTCGGCGAACGAACAGAACTCATCTACGCCGGACTCTGTGGGGTGCTATTGATCACCGGGTGGCTGTTGTCAGTCCTGACCAACATCGCGCCTATGGTACCGTGGAGCCTTTATCTGGCAGCGTATCTATTCGGCGGCATCTTCATGTTCCGAGACGCCCTCAAGGGAGTTCTCGCCGCCCAATTCGACATCGACTTCCTGATGCTGGTGGCTGCCGTCGGTGCCGCTACCCTGGGTAAATGGGCGGAAGGAGCGTTGCTGCTGTTTCTGTTCAGTCTCGGCCACGCACTCGAACACTTTGCGATGGGGCGAGCCAAACGGGCGATCGAAGCGTTGGCGGAGCTCACGCCACAAACCGCGATGGTCCGACGTGACGGCAGCACCGAAGAAGTTCCAGTGGAGCAGCTGCATCCCGGTGACGTTGTGATCGTCAAGCCAAACGAACGCATGCCGGCTGACGGCTTCGTCATCAAGGGGCAAGGCAGCGTTAATCAGGCTCCGATCACTGGCGAAAGCATGCCCGTCGATAAACGACCTGTCGACGATCCAAACCACGCAAACTCAAACCCGGACCAACTCGCCCCACAGTTCCGCATCTTCGCGGGCACGATCAACCAAAGCAGTTCGCTTGAGATTCAGGTCACGAAACTCGCCAGCGAATCGACTTTGGCTCGCGTGATCGAAATGGTCAGCGAAGCAGAAACACAAAAGTCACCCACTCAACGGTTCGCCGACAGGTTCGAACGCTACTTTGTTCCGACCGTACTAGTGTTCGTCGTCCTGCTGCTGTTTGCGTGGACCGTGATCAACGAACCGTTTGGCACGTCGTTCTATCGAGCCATGGCAGTACTGGTCGCGGCCAGTCCGTGTGCTCTGGCGATCTCAACCCCCAGCGCGGTGCTTAGCGGTGTGGCTCGTGCGGCGCGAGGGGGAGTGCTGATCAAAGGTGGCGCGCCGCTGGAAAATCTGGGAACCGTCGGCGCGATTGCGTTCGATAAAACGGGAACATTAACCGAAGGCAAGCCGCGCCTGACCGACGTCGTCACCTCAGATGGCGCCGCAGAAGACGAGTTACTGCAAGTGGCGATTGCCGTCGAAAAACTCAGCGACCATCCATTGGCGACCGCCGTGGTACGCGACGGCAACGAACGGCTGCAGAGTGATTCCAACTTTGTGGCTCACGACGTCACCAGTATCACCGGCCGAGGAGTCAAAGCCACCGTCGACGGCCAATCAGTTTACATCGGCAAAGAAAATCTGTTCGACGAAGTCGAAGGCCCACCGCTGCCGGATGCGTTGCGCGAGTCTGTAGAGAAGCTCAAAACCAGTGGTCGCACGACAATGATCGTCCGGCGTGGTGACACGTATCTCGGTGTCCTGGGCTTGATGGACACGCCGCGTGAATCGGCGAAAAGCATGATTGCCCGTCTACGAGACCTCGGCCTCCGCCGCATGATCATGCTTTCCGGCGACAACCAACAGGTCGCCAGCGCGGTTGCCCAACAAGTCGGTCTCGACGAAGCCTGGGGCGACTTGATGCCACACGACAAAGTGGCGGCAATCAGGAAGCTCAGCAACGAAGTAGGCGTCGCGATGGTGGGCGACGGCGTCAACGACGCTCCTGCCATGGCCAACGCGACCGTAGGAATCGCCATGGGGGCAGCCGGTTCTGATGTCGCACTGGAAACCGCCGACGTGGCGCTGATGGCCGACGACTTGAATCACCTTCCGTTCGTCGTCGGCCTGAGTCGCCAAACAAGCCGCATCATTCGTCAAAATCTCTGGCTCAGCCTCGGTATGGTCGCCTTCCTCGTACCCGCCACCGTCCTCGGACTGCAGCTCGGCCCGGCCGTTGTGCTTCACGAAGGTTCAACCGTTCTGGTCGTCTTCAATGCGCTTCGGTTGCTGGCGTACGAGAGCGACTGA
- a CDS encoding two-component system sensor histidine kinase NtrB yields MFDIHEQRNGRSIRLLAWGMAVLSVISMAVVIVINIDVGREQEIVAEIVKHLPESDMDDVAELSDDLWLHEWLGVLLVLNVVGTAIALALVVRGYLQSEQSLRDVKVLASDILACLDAAVITTDRSGNITSINVGAKKMIGLNEESVGQSLAQLAPDHALLQEVCAEVNANHQTVRDQDYCVTLQGHKQTLRTSCTILRNQRQDEIGTVVYIRDVTQRTLLEERVRRMERYMGLGTLAAGLQHEIKNPLSALSLHIQLLQERLDQEEPQEDVQEMLDILGTEVTRITQVLDGFRNYASVKELGRSQVDVIGLVEKLLRLLNPQAESQGIRLVKNITENSTGTVLADSVQLEQVLLNLALNGMAAMPKGGTLTFGVDSLEDAVRILVTDTGHGIPEDFHAQLFDPYFTTRNDGTGMGLALCDKIIRQHGGSIDFRTGDKFEGQPGTEFTVLLPREVHA; encoded by the coding sequence ATGTTTGACATTCACGAACAACGTAACGGTCGCTCAATTCGCCTGCTGGCATGGGGGATGGCGGTGCTGAGTGTGATTTCGATGGCCGTTGTGATCGTCATCAATATCGACGTCGGACGCGAACAGGAGATCGTCGCTGAAATCGTCAAACACCTGCCTGAAAGCGACATGGATGACGTTGCTGAGTTGTCCGACGATCTGTGGCTGCACGAATGGCTGGGTGTATTGCTGGTGTTGAATGTGGTTGGCACTGCAATTGCTCTGGCTTTGGTCGTGCGAGGCTACCTGCAGAGCGAGCAGTCTTTGCGCGACGTCAAAGTTCTGGCCAGCGACATTCTTGCCTGCCTGGACGCTGCCGTGATTACGACGGACCGAAGCGGCAATATCACCAGTATTAACGTCGGTGCGAAAAAGATGATTGGCCTGAATGAAGAATCCGTGGGCCAGTCGCTGGCTCAACTTGCCCCCGATCACGCACTGCTGCAGGAAGTTTGTGCCGAAGTTAATGCCAACCATCAAACGGTCCGAGATCAGGACTATTGCGTAACCCTTCAGGGACACAAGCAGACTTTGAGAACCAGTTGTACCATCCTGAGAAATCAACGACAGGACGAAATCGGAACTGTCGTCTACATCCGCGACGTGACTCAAAGAACGTTGCTTGAGGAACGAGTGCGGCGCATGGAACGTTATATGGGGCTGGGCACGCTGGCCGCCGGGTTGCAGCATGAGATTAAGAATCCACTGAGTGCTTTGTCGCTGCATATTCAGCTTCTGCAGGAACGCCTGGACCAGGAAGAACCACAGGAGGACGTCCAGGAAATGCTGGACATCCTTGGAACCGAAGTCACGCGCATTACTCAGGTGCTGGACGGTTTCCGCAACTATGCGTCGGTGAAAGAACTCGGTCGATCACAGGTCGACGTGATCGGGCTCGTCGAGAAACTTCTGCGGCTGCTGAACCCTCAGGCTGAATCTCAGGGGATCAGGCTGGTGAAAAATATTACGGAGAATTCGACGGGAACCGTGTTAGCCGATTCTGTTCAACTGGAACAGGTGTTGTTGAATCTGGCGTTGAACGGAATGGCGGCGATGCCCAAAGGCGGCACGCTGACCTTTGGTGTCGATTCGCTGGAAGATGCGGTCCGAATTCTGGTGACGGACACCGGGCACGGGATCCCCGAAGACTTTCACGCTCAGCTATTTGACCCTTATTTCACAACCCGCAATGATGGCACCGGCATGGGGCTGGCATTGTGCGACAAGATCATTCGCCAGCACGGTGGCAGCATCGATTTTCGAACCGGCGATAAGTTCGAAGGTCAGCCGGGCACCGAATTCACTGTCCTGCTGCCTCGGGAAGTTCACGCATGA